One genomic region from Eptesicus fuscus isolate TK198812 chromosome 4, DD_ASM_mEF_20220401, whole genome shotgun sequence encodes:
- the LOC103305335 gene encoding histone H2B subacrosomal variant-like: MARSTTKKTKCSRGHRNPSSRKKSHSCTDFNRNYSLYIRRVLKEVDPQRSISSGTLDIMNSVINDIFERISTQAYNLMCFRNRCTLTHEDIQKAMYMLFPGKRAKYAVTFGSEAVQRYVHSKNNLPA; the protein is encoded by the coding sequence ATGGCCAGATCCACCACCAAAAAGACTAAGTGCTCCCGAGGACATCGAAACCCAAGCTCCAGAAAGAAATCACATTCCTGCACTGATTTTAACCGAAATTATTCACTCTACATCCGGAGGGTCCTGAAAGAAGTGGATCCCCAGAGGAGCATATCATCTGGCACCTTGGACATCATGAACTCCGTGATCAACGACATCTTTGAGCGCATTTCTACGCAAGCCTACAATTTGATGTGTTTCAGAAATCGTTGTACCCTCACCCATGAAGATATCCAGAAGGCAATGTATATGCTGTTTCCTGGGAAACGAGCTAAGTACGCAGTGACTTTTGGAAGTGAAGCTGTCCAAAGATATGTCCACTCCAAAAACAATTTACCAGCTTAA